From Lagenorhynchus albirostris chromosome 15, mLagAlb1.1, whole genome shotgun sequence, one genomic window encodes:
- the BHLHE23 gene encoding class E basic helix-loop-helix protein 23, which produces MAELKSLSGDAYLALSHGYAAAAVGLAYGAARGPEAARGYGAPGPGGDLPVASAPRAPAAAAESSGEQSGDEDDAFEQRRRRRGPGGAADGRRRPREQRSLRLSINARERRRMHDLNDALDGLRAVIPYAHSPSVRKLSKIATLLLAKNYILMQAQALDEMRRLVAYLNQGQGLAAPVAAAPLTPFGQAAVYPFSAGAALPCPDKCAAFSGTPSALCKHCNGKP; this is translated from the coding sequence ATGGCCGAGCTCAAGTCGCTGTCGGGGGACGCGTACCTGGCGCTGAGCCACGGCTACGCGGCGGCGGCTGTGGGCCTCGCCTACGGGGCGGCCCGTGGGCCCGAGGCGGCCCGCGGCTACGGCGCGCCGGGCCCGGGCGGCGACCTCCCCGTGGCGTCCGCTCCTCGAGCTCCGGCCGCGGCGGCCGAGAGCAGCGGCGAGCAGAGCGGCGACGAGGATGACGCCTTCGAGCAGCGGCGGCGACGGCGCGGGCCCGGGGGCGCGGCGGACGGGCGGCGGCGGCCCCGGGAGCAGCGCTCGCTGCGGCTGAGCATCAATGCGCGGGAGCGGCGGCGCATGCACGACCTCAACGACGCGCTGGACGGGCTGCGCGCCGTCATCCCCTACGCGCACAGCCCGTCGGTGCGCAAGCTCTCCAAGATTGCCACGCTGCTGCTCGCCAAGAACTACATCCTCATGCAGGCACAGGCCCTGGATGAGATGCGGCGCCTCGTGGCCTACCTCAACCAGGGCCAGGGCTTGGCCGCTCCGGTGGCCGCCGCGCCCCTGACGCCCTTTGGCCAGGCTGCCGTGTACCCCTTCTCCGCCGGCGCCGCGCTGCCCTGCCCAGACAAGTGCGCCGCCTTCTCCGGGACGCCCTCGGCGCTTTGCAAACACTGTAACGGGAAGCCGTAA